A stretch of Chiloscyllium plagiosum isolate BGI_BamShark_2017 chromosome 41, ASM401019v2, whole genome shotgun sequence DNA encodes these proteins:
- the LOC122542700 gene encoding dapper 1-like, with amino-acid sequence MLEPHPNALIFLYLSPHHHHPLTFCFPPCLSLHPFTPSLLPAAGFYELSEGPSPALSDSSASIFAECFSNFQSAACNYPWIGLAEARMNYANERPKSLAEPLHLDREESLSYADSDYVSSVPRSFSANHADSFEALMDVQPKYQCDLITRDGLDLFPYPSPLHAMAVQSPLLCPQMLRANSEEKPLSPTSYLSSYKLDDDGEMFFGSQGDLPPGLEAVHSKRLENYIAGLVHKRVYPVRPSKPRTSFSTEAMKGLMRQSSMCQRSTEAANPPGAGCDQVWPSSERRNIPSSHSFDGSLPSPKYRPQWTSSREHLSVKKNIPSCQSVDSFAAAIQQQKSVDEGQNSQQSLRKPIRLMANTPPMRPTSLEYHELNYHPATRASPQENYYQNVYELNDRSQAFLDDRHQAFLDNRSQAFLDNRPQAFLDDRSQAFLDERRQAFMSARPESSELRSPPFDKPPGSEVSGGRRSPGGDDGGYQMVSAQYIPAQQSYKAHASSHGGKAKGPPLSKGRSVDASPEAGAPPGFREKGKASSKKCRFSEESEPAKRSGRRPSPRGKKTCRSQSENSLLNRHGVPCIKYNTVERDEVTGARPTRSRRHPNGYHRRWRSTAEISRDEGSALPPSCEPYPQADGRRRPRRYLKPQGNPGSDSEYPARHRGPGGGGEEEEGDGEEGRAPGARVYAANCFGDSESSLSEAQSPGLSSCSSDTDEEEEGEEEEAAGLVWPQQLSPQATGRESGPPKAFVKIKASHALKKKILRFRTGSLKVMTTV; translated from the exons ATGTTGGAGCCTCACCCTAACGCTCTGATTTTTCTCtacctctcccctcaccaccaccatcccctcaCCTTCTGCtttcctccctgtctctctctccaccccttcACCCCATCTCTCCTCCCTGCTGCAGGCTTCTATGAACTGAGCGAGGGTCCGTCCCCCGCTCTCTCCGattcctctgcctccatcttTGCCGAATGCTTTTCCAATTTCCAATCTGCTGCATGCAACTATCCATGGATTGGTTTGGCAGAGGCTCGCATGAATTATGCAAATGAACGACCTAAATCTTTAG CGGAGCCTCTGCACCTGGACCGGGAGGAGAGTCTGAGCTACGCTGACAGTGACTATGTCTCCTCTGTGCCGCGTTCCTTCTCAGCCAATCACGCGGACTCGTTCGAGGCCCTGATGGACGTGCAGCCCAAGTACCAGTGCGACCTGATCACCCGCGATGGCCTGGACCTCTTCCCGTACCCGAGCCCCCTGCACGCCATGGCTGTGCAGAGTCCGCTACTGTGCCCCCAGATGCTGAGGGCCAACAGCGAGGAGAAGCCCCTCTCACCCACCTCCTACCTGAGCAGCTACAAGCTGGACGACGATGGCGAGATGTTCTTCGGCTCCCAGGGCGATCTGCCCCCGGGCCTGGAGGCCGTGCACTCGAAGAGGCTGGAGAACTACATCGCAGGCCTGGTACACAAACGCGTCTACCCGGTTCGGCCCAGCAAGCCAAGGACTAGCTTCAGCACAGAGGCCATGAAAGGCCTAATGAGGCAGAGCAGCATGTGCCAGAGGAGCACGGAGGCTGCCAATCCCCCCGGCGCAGGCTGCGATCAGGTCTGGCCTTCGTCCGAGCGCAGGAATATCCCGAGTTCCCACAGCTTCGACGGGAGCCTGCCGTCGCCCAAGTACAGGCCTCAGTGGACTTCCAGCAGGGAGCACCTGTCCGTCAAGAAAAACATCCCCTCCTGCCAATCCGTGGACAGCTTCGCCGCTGCTATCCAGCAGCAAAAGAGCGTGGACGAGGGCCAGAATTCACAGCAGAGCCTGAGGAAGCCGATCCGGCTCATGGCTAACACGCCTCCCATGAGGCCCACCTCTCTCGAGTATCATGAGCTGAATTATCATCCGGCCACGAGGGCTTCCCCTCAGGAGAACTACTACCAGAACGTGTACGAACTGAACGACAGGTCTCAGGCTTTCCTTGATGACAGGCATCAGGCCTTTCTCGACAACAGGTCTCAGGCCTTCCTCGACAACAGGCCTCAGGCCTTCCTCGATGACAGGTCTCAGGCCTTCCTCGATGAGAGGCGTCAGGCCTTCATGTCTGCTAGACCCGAGTCCTCAGAGCTCCGTTCGCCGCCCTTTGACAAACCACCGGGGTCGGAGGTCAGCGGGGGCCGGAGGTCGCCCGGGGGAGACGACGGCGGGTACCAGATGGTCAGCGCGCAGTACATCCCGGCTCAGCAGTCGTACAAAGCCCATGCCTCCAGCCACGGCGGTAAGGCCAAGGGGCCGCCGCTGAGCAAAGGGCGCTCCGTCGACGCCTCGCCTGAGGCTGGGGCGCCCCCTGGCTTCCGGGAGAAGGGCAAGGCCTCGAGCAAGAAGTGCCGCTTCAGCGAGGAGAGCGAGCCGGCCAAGCGGAGTGGGCGGAGGCCCTCCCCCAGGGGCAAGAAGACCTGCcgctcccagtcagagaacagcCTCCTGAACCGGCACGGGGTGCCTTGCATCAAGTACAACACCGTGGAGCGGGACGAGGTGACGGGAGCCAGGCCGACACGCTCCAGGCGGCATCCCAACGGCTATCACCGGCGCTGGAGGTCGACAGCGGAGATCTCCCGGGATGAGGGGTCAGCCCTGCCCCCCAGCTGTGAGCCCTACCCCCAGGCCGACGGGCGGAGAAGGCCCAGGAGGTACCTGAAGCCTCAGGGGAATCCGGGGAGCGACTCGGAATATCCGGCCCGGCATCGCGGGCcagggggcgggggggaggaggaggagggggatggggaggaggggagggcaCCCGGCGCCCGGGTCTACGCCGCCAACTGCTTCGGGGACAGCGAGTCGAGCCTGAGCGAGGCCCAGTCGCCAGGCCTCAGCAGCTGCTCCAGCGATACGgacgaggaggaggagggggaggaggaggaggccgcCGGCCTCGTCTGGCCCCAGCAGCTGAGCCCGCAGGCTACAGGCCGTGAGTCTGGGCCACCCAAGGCCTTCGTGAAGATCAAAGCCTCGCACGCCCTGAAGAAGAAGATCCTCCGCTTTCGGACGGGCTCCCTCAAGGTGATGACCACCGTGTGA